In Methanofastidiosum sp., the sequence GTTATCTTTTCAGCGATCCCTCTTTTTGTGTGATCGTATACCAAGGAGATTGTGCAAACAGCGTCTTCTTCGCCTGAAATCCACTGACGTTTAACAATGTATCCCCTTATCATATCTCTAATTGCCTCAGAACGACTATCATAGCCCTCTGATTCAATTATTTTATCGAACTTATCCAAAAGGTCTGGAGGTATTGAAACGCCAAATCTTAAAACGCCGTCCATAAAACACGCCTCTACTAAGATAATGACTTAATTTTATATAGTTATGCTCAAATAAGATATAAGTCAATATAATTATTAATATATTGTATAGAAAGATTTATTAGTATATAAGTATATCTTATAGTATAAGGTGATCATATGAATAGTAATGTCCGACTAGATGAGAAGGATAGACAAATAATAACACTTTTTCAAAAAAATCCTGAAATATCACAAAGTGAGATTGCCGAAATAATTGGGCTCTCACAACCTTCAGTTGGGATGAGAATCAAAAAACTGAAGGATAGAGGAATACTTTCACATATTGTAGGTATGAACTTCAAGAAGGTTAATCTTTTCCTTGCTAAAGTTGAAATAGCGGCGAAAAACTCACAGAACATAATTGATACTTTTTCCAAATGCCCCTTCTTCATTAATGCTTTAATGGTATCGGGAAAATATAATATGACGCTTCTTTTCATGGGAGAAAATATTGCTACGCTTGAATCAATTGTTGACTACCACTTAAGATTGAATCCTGATGTAAAGGAAGTTGACTTCAATATTATTGTAAGCCCTGTAAAAGATCTTGTAATGCCAGTTAGAATAACTTTAGAGGGGGAAAGAGGATGCGAACTTGATTGTGAGGGATGTCCTTACTACAAATCAGGAAGGTGTCTTGGATGCCCTGCAACAAATGCTTACAAAGGAGACTTCTGGAGAAAAGATTAATCATTTTCTTCCTTTCTTAAATCACTGGAAGATATTTTTTTATTATCCTTTAAAATTAAATCCACCTCTATTATGTCAAGAGGATATATGCCTAATTCAGCTCTAATTTCATTTATTTCTTTAGCCCCTTCTATTGTGTCGGAAGTTACAACAATTACATCTGCTTCCATTGACTCAATGGCAAAACCATATCTATCGTTTATTTCTATTATTTGATAATCTGTGTTAATCTTCTTTCCCTGTTCTGACAGGCAATTAATTAAATTATTCTTTCTAGTTTCAAAATCCTGTATACTCTCTGAATATTGCTTTTTTTTAGCCATGTCATCAGAAGTCAATCCTATATAAACATGACCAAGTCCAAAAGCGGAGATCAAAAAATGTTTATGCCCTTCGTGGAGCCTATCAAATGTGCCTGCTGCTATCACCTTCATGATTTCACCTTTGGTTTTGTGTATCCTTTGAGATTATTAAAATCTTTTAGTGATCTTTGAACTAGATAGTAGAGTTCATTCTTATTCGTTATAGCTATCATATGAGCAGGAGGGTGAATTTTTCTAAGTCTGTCTATTATTAAACCGCCCTCTCCTTCAACTGACGCTATAACATTGGCTTTAAATTTTATTTTGACTTCTTGTTTTAAAGTTTTTTTCAAAAGTGTTTCTGCGAACTCTTCAGAGATTACTTTTGGATTTCCAACTACTTTCAACTCTCCATATCTCTTCATATCGGAAAGAGATGTCAATATTTTATCAAAAGATTCTGCTCTTAAGAGTACAAAAGTAGTTTCCACAGATTAGAAAACGAATCATTAAATAAAAGTTTTTGCCTAAATTTGAAAAAATGATAACCAAAACCTTTATATATATTTTTTAGGAGTAGAAAAATACTCTTAGTTATGCGGTTGTAGTGTAGTGGCTAGCACGCGAGCTTGCCAAGCTCGCAACTCGGGTTCGAATCCCGGCGACCGCACTTCTTTTTATTACCAATGCTTATAGATTATAGCTTCTGAACTTATAGTATTAACAGAAAATATTATAACAAATTCTGTAGTCTCTCTAACATCGCCATTACTAATAGTTGGTGAGACAAATGAAAGACAAGTTGACTGTAGAAGAGAGAACTGAAAAAGGAGTCAAAGTAACCCTCAATGGCCTAATTATTAATATAATTCTTACAATTTTCAAATTTATTGCTGGTTTTGTAGGGCAAAGTAGTGCAATGATTGCAGATGCTGTCCACTCATCTTCGGATATGATTTCTGACATAGTAGTCTTATTCGGGTTTAGATATGTAAAAAAACCGGTTGATAGTACCCATAATTATGGTCACGGTAAAGTTGAAACTCTAGCTACAGCAATTGTAGGTTTGATGCTTATAGTCGTTGCCTTTTTTATTACCCTATCAGGATTTGAAAAACTTATAAGTTCATTGAAAGGAAACATCCTTCCTAGACCGGAACTAATTGCACTTTATGCCGCTTTTATTTCAATTATTTCAAAGGAAATATTATATAGGTACACTGTAAATATTGGGAAAAAAATAGAAAGTAAATTAATTGTTGCAAATGCTTGGCACCACAGATCTGACGCTTTTTCTTCAATTGGAACTATGATTGGTATAGGTGGAGCAATATTTTTAGGGGAAAAATGGAGGATATTAGACCCTATTGCTGCAATTCTAGTAAGTATACTAATTTTCAAAGTTGCTATTGAAATATCAAAAAACAGCGTCAAGGAATTGCTTGAAGCTTCAATAGACGAGGAAAAGAAAACTGAAATTTTCGAGAAAGTATCTGAAGTTAAAGGAGTAAAAGATTATCATAAATTAAGAATAAGACATGTAGGCCATTATCACTCAATGAGTATTCATATACTTGTAGATAAATCTCTAAACGTAACTGAAGCACATAATATATCAACTAATGTTGAAAACGCTGTAAAAGTACTTTTGGGCCAAGAAACAATCGTTACGATACATATTGAACCGTTTTAATCTTGATTAGGGGATAAGTGATATTGTGGATATAAGAAATATTTTATTAATACTACAAAAAAAGTGGTATCTATTTTTTAAAGTACTGCCCATTCTTGGGCTTATTGTTTTAATAAAATTAATATTTCACTATATTGGCTTTGAAACAATTTCTTTGAATAGTTTATTCACAAGCCTTGTAGGCGGAACGATATTTCTTTTTGGTTTTCTAATATCTGGTGTTTTATCTGATTATAAAGAATCTGAAAAGATACCTGGGGATATAGCATGTTCTCTTGAAGCAATTCATGACGAAACGTCCATAATATGTCTATCTAAGAACTCTAAAGTAGCTAAAGAATTTCTTATATTCCAACTTAAGTTTTTAGAATCGATACAAAATTGGCTTTACAAAAAAGAAGAGATTGACACAGTCTATAATAATCTCAATGAAATGAACAATTATTTTTTAGAATTTGAATCATTGACGCAAGCTAATTTCATTGCAAGAATGAAGCAGGAACAGAATAATTTGAGAAAATTAATAACTAGAATTAATGTTATATCTTCAACCTCTTTTATCCAATCAGCCTATGCTATTGCAGAAGCATTAGCTTTCTTTTTAATTATAGGATTACTTGTTTTGAAAATAGAGCCTTTTTACGAAGCGCTATTTTTTGTAATACTTGTTTCCTTTCTAGTGATTTATATGATTTTACTAATTAGAGATCTAGACGATCCTTTTGAATATTCAAATAATGGTGAATTTGGTAGTGAAATCAGTCTCGCCCCAATAAAAAACCTTGAAAAAAGAATAAAAGATAACTTAACTAAATTAGATATCAATTATTGAAAGTTTATCTCATCTATGTCTATTAATTCCCTTCTTTTAAGAAAAGGGTAAATCTGTTCAATCTGAGTAAGGTACTTCTTTAGATATTTCTTTAGATCTTTATAATAAATCGTGACTACTTTTTTACCTGAAGAATGGCATTCTTTAACATAACGTCTGAATAAATCTGTTCCTTTTTTGTCAAAATCAGTTAATACTATGATTTCTTTCTCTGGGATATTGTCGATGACATCAAAAATATTATGTTGAGAAACGGCAATGATCTTATTTTTTATTCCAAGATTTACTAAAGATTGAATATCATTTTGGCCTTCAACTAGGATTACCCCTTCTTCTTCCCTTAACTTATTTAGGATAATGATAGTATTTTCAAGGTCTTCCCTAATTGACATCAAAGTAATAATCGACTGTTTACTTATAATATTATCAGACAAAAGTTGTTTAAATTATTGGATGGCATCACCATCCATTAATAAGTTTTATAAGTTAGGCAATTCTAATTTAACCGAATAAATATTCTGAAATATTGGGTGGGTATATGGTATCAAAAGAAGAAATTCTTGAAGGATTGGCGAAGGCTGTAATAGATGGCGATGAAGTCAAAAGTGAAGAATTGGCAAAAAAATCTCTTGAAGTTGGAATAGACCCTTATGAAGCGCTAATGCAGGGATGCAACAAAGGAATGTCTAAGGTAAGTGATCTTTATGAATGTAAGGAGATGTTTGTTCCAGAGATATTGCTATCTGCAGATGCTATGTATGCAGCAATTGATATTTTGAAACCGCATCTAAAAGTTGATGCCTCTGCTAAAAAACCTGCTAAAGTTATTATAGGTGTGGCACAAGGAGATATTCACGATATTGGAAAAAACTTAGTAAAAATGATGCTTGAAGTGGCAGGATTCATATTAATTGATGTTGGAAAGGACGTGCCTGTAGATACATTTGTTAAGAAGGCTGAAGAAGAAGATGCGGACCTTGTTACAATATCAGCTTTGATGACAACAAGCATGCTTTACATGGAGCCTGTAATTAAAAAATTAAAGGAAAAGAATCACAAATCTAAAGTAATTGTAGGTGGCGCCCCTATAAATTCTGATTTTGCCAAAAAGATAGGTGCAGATGGATATGGAAAGGATGCTGTTGAAGCAGTAAAGGTAGCTAAAAACTTAATTGGAGCGTGATAAAATGGATAAAATGTCTCCCCCGGAAAGATTTCATGCGGTACTAATGGGTGAAAAACCTGATAGAGTACCAGTAAATCCTTTTATTTTAGGATTTTCTGCTAGAATAATGGGTATGCCTTTAGGAGATTTCTATGCAGATGGGAATAAATGTTTTGAAGCCCAATTTATGTGCATGAGACTATATGGATATGAGTCGACACCAATGTATGGATATGCTTCTTGTGGTCCATGGGAATTTGGTGGTAAGATTGGATTTCCATATGGAGAAGGTCACAGCGCCCCTTATGTTATAGAACATCCTGTAATGGAAATAGGGGATATAGAAAAACTTGAAGTTCCGGATTCGGACAAGCCTGTTGGTGGATATGTTGAAGCTCAGAAAGTATGCGACCGTTGTGTGGAAATGGGTATGCCAGCAATATTCCAAGGAGGGAGTGTTTTCACAGCGGCGGCAGTTGTTGCTGATACTTCAAAGTTTTTAAAATGGACAAGAACTGAACCAAAAGCTGCACACGAATTATTAGATAAAGTATGTCAAATGTATATGAATCAAATAGAATATCTTGCAAATAGGTACGGCCCAGAAAAATGCGTTGTTTTTGATGGAGGTCCTGTAGAAGCAAATACAGTTATTTCTCCGCAAAAATTTGAAGAGTTTGCATTTCCGTATATGATGAAGGTTCATAAAAAAATAAGAGATTTAGACATACCTGTAACTTTGATGCACCCATGCGCTGATCAGAATTTGAACATACCATATTATATAAAATTGAGGGAATCATTTAACTGGAAAGGGATATATGCTTGGATATTTGGCCCCGAAACTCCACTTAAAACTCAAATTGAAAAATTCGGTAGCCATGATATAATTGGAGGAAACGTCGATCCACCTTCGATACAGACAAAATCCTATCAAGAAGTAGTCCAATTATGTAAAGAAAACATTGAGCAGGGAAGGGATAATCCGAGAGGATTTATTTTGTGCCCAGGCTGCGAATTTCCACCGTTGGCAGAGCCTATAAAACCAATGGCATTTTTAGACGCTGCTAGACAATTTGGAGTATATAAATAATATTTTATTTTTTTCTTTTATTTCAAAAGGTGATTCTATGGTAGTTTTGACTCTAAAAGAGAGATTAAAAAGAACTCTGGATGGCAAAAAAGTTGACAAAGCTCCTGTATTGGCTGTCACCCAAACAGGCACAAAAGATCTGATGAATTTAACTAAATACTACTGGCCAGATGCTAATTGGAATCCAAAAGCATTGGCGCAGCTAGCAATAAGTGCCCATAGAGAAATAGGATTTGAAGCTGTAAGAATACCGTATTGCCTTACAGTTTTATTGGAAGCTTTAGGTTGTGAGATTGAAAAGGGAGATACCACAAGGCAAGCTGCAATAAGAGGCCATCCGTATAACTCAAGAAAACCCATCCCGATAGGCGAAGTGCCAGAAGATATACTATCAAAAGGCAGAATACCTATTATGTTAGAAGCTATTAAAATAATCAAAGATGCTGTGGGGGAAAATGTGCCCATTATTGCCGGTTCTGAAGGGCCAGTTACTATAGCAAGTGGTTTGGTAGAAGTTACAACTTTAATGCGTTGGTTTATTAGAGAAAAAGAAGGTTTATTAGAATACTTAAGATATGGAACTGACGCCATGGTTTCTTACGCAAATGCTTTGCTTGATGCAGGTGCTGATGTTTTTGCGGTATTAGACCCTGTTGCATCTCCTGAATTAATTAATCCAAGGGATTTTAATGATTTAATAATGCCAATTTACAAAAATATTTCACAAAAAATAAAAGGAGATAGTATTCTCCATATATGTGGAGATATAACTTCAATGCTTCCTTTAATCAGAGAAAGCGGTTTTATTGGATTAAGCATTGAAGAAAGAACTGATATGAAAGAAGCTAAAGACGTCTTAGGCGATAAATTAAAACTAATTGGAAATGTTTCTTCGGCAAATACACTATTGAGTGGAACTTATAATGAAGTATACGAAGAGTGTATTACCGCTTTGGAGAAAGAAACAGATATACTTGCGCCTGGATGTGGATTAGCTCCTATGACCCCAATTAAAAATTGTATTGCTATGATTGATGCAAGAAATGATTATTTTAAATGAAATCTAACATAATGGGGGGAATTATTGATTAAAATCACTATTTCAAAATTAAATAAAAAAATTGAAATAGATAAAAAACATGCGAATCTTTTGGATATACTAAGTGAAGTGGGAATAGAAATAGAAGCAATTTGTGGTGGTA encodes:
- the nikR gene encoding nickel-responsive transcriptional regulator NikR, producing MDGVLRFGVSIPPDLLDKFDKIIESEGYDSRSEAIRDMIRGYIVKRQWISGEEDAVCTISLVYDHTKRGIAEKITDVEHHHIKEIVTTSHVHLDEENCLEVIIIKGNSEKIRDFARYLLSIKGIKHGDFIIVSTGKGIE
- a CDS encoding Lrp/AsnC family transcriptional regulator; amino-acid sequence: MNSNVRLDEKDRQIITLFQKNPEISQSEIAEIIGLSQPSVGMRIKKLKDRGILSHIVGMNFKKVNLFLAKVEIAAKNSQNIIDTFSKCPFFINALMVSGKYNMTLLFMGENIATLESIVDYHLRLNPDVKEVDFNIIVSPVKDLVMPVRITLEGERGCELDCEGCPYYKSGRCLGCPATNAYKGDFWRKD
- a CDS encoding pantetheine-phosphate adenylyltransferase; this translates as MKVIAAGTFDRLHEGHKHFLISAFGLGHVYIGLTSDDMAKKKQYSESIQDFETRKNNLINCLSEQGKKINTDYQIIEINDRYGFAIESMEADVIVVTSDTIEGAKEINEIRAELGIYPLDIIEVDLILKDNKKISSSDLRKEEND
- a CDS encoding DUF356 domain-containing protein; protein product: METTFVLLRAESFDKILTSLSDMKRYGELKVVGNPKVISEEFAETLLKKTLKQEVKIKFKANVIASVEGEGGLIIDRLRKIHPPAHMIAITNKNELYYLVQRSLKDFNNLKGYTKPKVKS
- a CDS encoding cation transporter, whose product is MKDKLTVEERTEKGVKVTLNGLIINIILTIFKFIAGFVGQSSAMIADAVHSSSDMISDIVVLFGFRYVKKPVDSTHNYGHGKVETLATAIVGLMLIVVAFFITLSGFEKLISSLKGNILPRPELIALYAAFISIISKEILYRYTVNIGKKIESKLIVANAWHHRSDAFSSIGTMIGIGGAIFLGEKWRILDPIAAILVSILIFKVAIEISKNSVKELLEASIDEEKKTEIFEKVSEVKGVKDYHKLRIRHVGHYHSMSIHILVDKSLNVTEAHNISTNVENAVKVLLGQETIVTIHIEPF
- a CDS encoding toprim domain-containing protein, yielding MSIREDLENTIIILNKLREEEGVILVEGQNDIQSLVNLGIKNKIIAVSQHNIFDVIDNIPEKEIIVLTDFDKKGTDLFRRYVKECHSSGKKVVTIYYKDLKKYLKKYLTQIEQIYPFLKRRELIDIDEINFQ
- a CDS encoding cobalamin-binding protein, giving the protein MVSKEEILEGLAKAVIDGDEVKSEELAKKSLEVGIDPYEALMQGCNKGMSKVSDLYECKEMFVPEILLSADAMYAAIDILKPHLKVDASAKKPAKVIIGVAQGDIHDIGKNLVKMMLEVAGFILIDVGKDVPVDTFVKKAEEEDADLVTISALMTTSMLYMEPVIKKLKEKNHKSKVIVGGAPINSDFAKKIGADGYGKDAVEAVKVAKNLIGA
- a CDS encoding methyltransferase; the protein is MDKMSPPERFHAVLMGEKPDRVPVNPFILGFSARIMGMPLGDFYADGNKCFEAQFMCMRLYGYESTPMYGYASCGPWEFGGKIGFPYGEGHSAPYVIEHPVMEIGDIEKLEVPDSDKPVGGYVEAQKVCDRCVEMGMPAIFQGGSVFTAAAVVADTSKFLKWTRTEPKAAHELLDKVCQMYMNQIEYLANRYGPEKCVVFDGGPVEANTVISPQKFEEFAFPYMMKVHKKIRDLDIPVTLMHPCADQNLNIPYYIKLRESFNWKGIYAWIFGPETPLKTQIEKFGSHDIIGGNVDPPSIQTKSYQEVVQLCKENIEQGRDNPRGFILCPGCEFPPLAEPIKPMAFLDAARQFGVYK
- a CDS encoding MtaA/CmuA family methyltransferase, producing MVVLTLKERLKRTLDGKKVDKAPVLAVTQTGTKDLMNLTKYYWPDANWNPKALAQLAISAHREIGFEAVRIPYCLTVLLEALGCEIEKGDTTRQAAIRGHPYNSRKPIPIGEVPEDILSKGRIPIMLEAIKIIKDAVGENVPIIAGSEGPVTIASGLVEVTTLMRWFIREKEGLLEYLRYGTDAMVSYANALLDAGADVFAVLDPVASPELINPRDFNDLIMPIYKNISQKIKGDSILHICGDITSMLPLIRESGFIGLSIEERTDMKEAKDVLGDKLKLIGNVSSANTLLSGTYNEVYEECITALEKETDILAPGCGLAPMTPIKNCIAMIDARNDYFK